AATATAGTTTCAGGAAAAATGGCTACAATGTTTACATTGCCCGAGATGGTACAGAAGTGCTGGAAATCCTAAATAATCTGACGCCAGATGTTATTCTATTGGATATTATGATGCCAAAACTAGATGGCTACTCTACTTTGGAAGAAATTAAAAAATTAGAAAAACTTAAATCAACCAAAGTCGCTTTCGTCTCCGCCAAAAACAATCCTGAAGATATTAAAAAAGCTTATGATATGGGAGCCCACGCATATTTTACCAAACCATATTCCGTAAAACAAATTATACAACAAATCGATGAACTGGTTAGTTCTACAAATAATTAATATGTAAAAAGATGAATGCAGAAACATTAACCCAAAGAAGTCTAGACAACAAAGAAGAATTCTGGAAAGAACAAGCTGAACAAATTAGCTGGTACAAATTTCCAAAAA
This genomic stretch from Chryseobacterium sp. POL2 harbors:
- a CDS encoding response regulator, translated to MKTILIADDEHKILMSLEYSFRKNGYNVYIARDGTEVLEILNNLTPDVILLDIMMPKLDGYSTLEEIKKLEKLKSTKVAFVSAKNNPEDIKKAYDMGAHAYFTKPYSVKQIIQQIDELVSSTNN